A stretch of Scheffersomyces stipitis CBS 6054 chromosome 2, complete sequence DNA encodes these proteins:
- a CDS encoding predicted protein, whose protein sequence is MSLLFRLPTELIFHSLSFVPKPELKRLFQLDELFYCSDDQAGNDPYLQIRQEALANYYSYTSLIITNNEQLLTKRPVNSMVIDVSELLYLISHKVYIRPREISYVLFNIKQEPAKFMSFVQVLFQSDILAYSKLVTNILNVQIVLAKSKQLVNQLIIKNLFRYLNGLNYRINWFKIRYTGEGNQLNESYYSNLSIENLQLHLFNSVRLTEHLSRHSSCLLCENIKALDLSFNALSDLSMIAFPPSLVDLNLSNNNLIELTNSNFNWKNLVNLQTLNLSNNSLIRIDLNDRHSMTNYKLISLDLSGNNLVDVSFLSSMVLAQNLKRLNLARNLVTHVSRFPEQLVELNLMSNYLATLLDQITGNTFPKMLQVLNLSYCKIGHPSRDGDDQKSTKELTQEEVRNMLVGVERLHSANQISLDGNNFLQEGKNSICDFEEMELD, encoded by the coding sequence ATGAGTCTCTTATTCCGTTTACCAACTGAGCTCATTTTTCATTCGCTTTCGTTTGTACCAAAACCAGAACTCAAGcgtcttttccaattggaCGAGTTGTTCTACTGTTCAGATGATCAAGCAGGAAACGATCCATACTTGCAAATACGACAAGAAGCCCTTGCTAACTACTATTCATACACAAGCTTGATCATAACCAATAATGAGCAGTTGCTCACAAAAAGACCTGTCAATTCCATGGTTATTGATGTCAGTGAATTGCTCTATCTCATTTCTCACAAAGTTTATATACGACCAAGAGAGATCTCGTACgtcttgttcaacatcaaaCAGGAACCAGCAAAATTCATGTCCTTTGTCCAGGTGTTATTCCAGAGCGATATTTTAGCTTATCTGAAACTTGTCACCAACATATTGAATGTACAGATAGTGTTAGCAAAGAGTAAGCAACTCGTTAACCAATTGatcatcaagaatttgtTCAGATACCTTAATGGCTTGAACTACAGAatcaactggttcaagaTCAGATACACTGGCGAAGGAAACCAGCTTAATGAATCATATTACTCCAACCTCAGCATTGAAAACTTGCAATTgcatttgttcaactcaGTGAGACTCACCGAGCATTTATCTCGACATTCAAGTTGTCTACTCTGTGAGAATATCAAGGCACTTGACTTGTCATTCAACGCTCTCAGCGACTTGTCGATGATCGCTTTCCCTCCTAGTTTGGTTGatttgaacttgtccaaTAACAATTTGATTGAGTTGACAAATTCCAACTTTAACTGGAAGAATCTCGTAAATTTGCAAACTTTGAACTTATCTAACAATAGTTTGATTCGTATTGATCTAAATGACAGACATTCCATGACCAATTACAAGTTGATATCCTTGGACTTGTCTGGTAACAATCTAGTGGATGTCAGCTTCTTGAGCTCAATGGTACTTGCTCAGAATCTTAAAAGACTAAACCTTGCAAGAAATCTTGTGACTCATGTAAGTCGGTTTCCCGAACAGCTTGTcgagttgaacttgatgagCAATTATTTGGCAACACTTCTAGATCAAATTACCGGCAACACTTTCCCAAAAATGCTCCAAgttttgaatttgtcttACTGCAAAATTGGTCATCCAAGCAGAGATGGCGACGACCAAAAATCAACCAAGGAATTGACTCAAGAGGAGGTAAGGAATATGCTTGTAGGTGTGGAACGCCTCCACAGTGCAAACCAGATCCTGCTTGATGGTAATAACTTTCTCCAAGAAGGCAAAAACAGCATATGtgattttgaagagatGGAGTTAGACTAG
- a CDS encoding ubiquitin carboxyl-terminal hydrolase (go_funtion cysteine-type endopeptidase activity; ubiquitin thiolesterase activity~go_process ubiquitin-dependent protein catabolism) gives MTKPYVSVESPNDVRLPYGDGSNKIFGMENFGNTCYCNSILQCLFYTEKFRTNLVKHHMTNHEPKLAVNGVKQHNFTMKYEQLVAKKNREQSKGSSTPLSSFNNSVITTNSTEDRPKSSRKGSIFGLKFNTSLTSGNAPSAISNEDVKKSMSYVVEAKNCEALSLDQRIKINKNPDFQKLNILITRPTIQSSNSTNRNDYSQSSYMLLNNDQTQQQQVQQQEGTISNTSSAIIVGIPHPEPFLITPINPFNPNPSSDQRKRSALINGPIINLDTSLQLPSEQSEDSALLYALKDMFESMIENKSIFGVVSPVHFITKLKEKNFLFRQNNMHHDAHEFFNYLINEIIECLNKEIGVDNNWCNKIFQGLITNETRCLSCEAITSKHEFFLDLSVDIPPGESAYSLTYSLNNFSKSEILTNQNKFYCNTCSSLQEAVKTIKLKKLPEVLVINFKRFKYDEKVDKMVKLFDSISYPFKLRIFNTTDDERDFSLYGLYALVIHIGGGPMHGHYVAICKIKAGLWLLFDDETVELVEDSFVMRFFGNGPGLASAYILFYQKCEDGTDADDAINFGFNAGDIYNGDEFTLFQQMECNPSDPSLRKHSFNHKESAEPTEDVRSETSSINSYSGSKEPGATADKKGGLFKKNFKFEGGKEEKPLSRTSSIAKSNDGKEKKTWVGGLKRRESKAEQIMERKGSSSSATSSEKKKSIFGFKRKQT, from the coding sequence ATGACAAAGCCATATGTATCTGTGGAGTCTCCGAACGATGTTAGGCTACCCTATGGAGACGGGTCAAACAAAATCTTTGGTATGGAGAATTTCGGGAACACTTGCTACTGCAATTCGATTCTCCAGTGCCTATTCTACACTGAGAAGTTCCGGACGAATTTGGTCAAACACCACATGACCAACCACGAACCCAAGCTTGCTGTCAACGGAGTAAAGCAGCATAATTTCACTATGAAATACGAGCAGTTGGTGGCGAAGAAAAATAGAGAACAATCAAAAGGATCCAGTACCCCCTTGAGctcgttcaacaattccGTGATAACCACTAATTCCACAGAGGATAGGCccaaatcttcaagaaaaggGTCGATCTTCGGCTTAAAATTCAACACTTCATTGACTTCTGGAAACGCTCCCAGTGCAATTTcaaatgaagatgtcaagaagtcaatgaGTTACGTCGTGGAGGCGAAGAACTGTGAAGCACTTTCTCTTGACCAGAGAATTAAGATCAACAAAAATCCCGATTTccaaaaattgaatatcttGATTACGAGACCGACTATCCAGTCGTCGAATTCTACCAATAGAAATGATTACTCGCAGAGTTCGTacatgttgttgaacaacgaTCAGACTCAGCAACAGCAGGTCCAGCAACAAGAGGGAACTATCAGTAATACATCCAGTGCTATTATAGTAGGAATCCCACACCCAGAACCTTTCTTAATTACACCGATCAACCCTTTTAACCCCAACCCTTCATCCGaccaaagaaagagatcGGCCTTGATCAATGGACCTATAATCAATCTTGACACGTCGTTGCAACTCCCTAGTGAGCAATCGGAAGATTCGGCCCTTCTATATGCATTGAAAGATATGTTTGAAAGTATGATTGAAAACAAGTCGATCTTCGGTGTAGTCTCGCCTGTGCACTTTATCacgaagttgaaagaaaagaatttcttgttcagaCAGAACAATATGCACCATGATGCCCACGAGTTCTTCAATTATTTGATCAACGAAATCATCGAGTGCTTGAATAAGGAAATCGGTGTCGACAACAACTGGtgcaacaagatcttccaAGGACTTATCACCAATGAGACAAGATGCTTGTCCTGTGAAGCTATCACCTCCAAACAcgaattcttcttggatttgtCGGTAGACATCCCTCCTGGTGAGAGTGCTTATTCATTGACCTATTCATTGAATAACTTCTCCAAGCTGGAAATATTGACTAACCAGAACAAGTTTTACTGTAACACGTGTTCTTCGTTGCAGGAGGCCGTGAAGAccatcaaattgaagaagcttCCTGAAGTGTTGGTGATAAACTTCAAGCGATTCAAGTATGACGAGAAGGTGGACAAAATGGTCAAATTGTTTGATTCTATTAGCTACCccttcaagttgagaatATTCAACACTACAGACGATGAACGAGACTTTAGTCTCTATGGGCTATATGCATTGGTTATTCACATCGGGGGAGGACCCATGCATGGACATTATGTAGCAATTTGTAAGATTAAGGCAGGCTTATGGTTACTATTTGATGACGAGACAGTTGAATTGGTGGAAGATTCGTTTGTCATGCGGTTCTTTGGCAATGGTCCAGGGTTAGCCAGTGCATATATCTTATTCTACCAAAAGTGCGAAGACGGCACTGATGCCGATGATGCTATAAACTTTGGGTTTAACGCTGGAGATATCTATAATGGCGATGAGTTCACATTGTTCCAACAAATGGAATGCAATCCAAGCGACCCATCTTTAAGAAAGCACTCGTTCAACCATAAGGAGTCAGCGGAACCTACGGAAGATGTACGCTCAGAAACTTCGTCTATCAATTCCTACAGTGGCTCTAAGGAGCCAGGTGCTACAGCTGATAAGAAGGGGGGCTTGTTCaaaaagaacttcaagtttgaagGTGGCAAAGAGGAAAAACCGTTGTCTCGAACCAGCAGCATTGCGAAAAGCAACGATggaaaggaaaagaagacgTGGGTCGGAGGTttaaagagaagagaaagtaaGGCAGAACAGATTATGGAACGGAAGGGAAGCAGCTCCAGTGCAACCTCTTCcgagaagaagaagagtatatTTGGGTTCAAGCGAAAACAAACATGA
- a CDS encoding predicted protein, with product MGICLSCLRPRDAYVDEYNETSSLLRNQHNLYSNDYLQEEELLKQQRQQELNTIVNELSDNLIDVSSFLNNTSNNSVTNTPNFYPYEYNTTEKLKVLNDVEELTAAVKDSCKISFNEPLYLKF from the exons ATGGGGATCTGTTTATCGTGTTTACGTCCTCGTGACGCCTACGTTGACGAATATAACGAGACCTCGTCGTTGTTGAGGAACCAGCACAATTTATATTCAAACGAttatcttcaagaagaagagctctTGAAGcaacagagacaacagGAATTGAACACTATTGTGAACGAACTTTCAGATAACTTAATAGATGTTTCActgttcttgaacaacacGAGTAATAATTCAGTCACAAACACACCTAATTT TTATCCCTATGAATACAACACTACCGAGAAACTAAAGGTGTTGAATGACGTAGAAGAGCTCACTGCTGCCGTTAAAGATTCTTGTAAGATATCCTTTAATGAACCGCTTTATTTGAAGTTTTAA